A window of Blautia argi genomic DNA:
TGACAGAATGCGTCAAGTGATCGAAGGACTTCCAGATGTTTGGGAAGCAGATACAAGTAAACGTTATGTGGAACAGTTCCAAGAAGCAGAACCGGGACTTAGAAATGTTAGACAGATGATTGAAGATATGGCCATTCAGATGCAGAAAATTTCTGATAATTTTGCACAGGCAGATAGTGATATGGCTGGACAAATGTAACATCAGTAATAGAG
This region includes:
- a CDS encoding WXG100 family type VII secretion target: MLRVDYEALAAGSKTLQDQGAIFEECIDRMRQVIEGLPDVWEADTSKRYVEQFQEAEPGLRNVRQMIEDMAIQMQKISDNFAQADSDMAGQM